A window of Cryptomeria japonica chromosome 3, Sugi_1.0, whole genome shotgun sequence contains these coding sequences:
- the LOC131037445 gene encoding cationic peroxidase 1, with product MMRARSLLARIALIFLALSEVEGQLSSTFYDTTCPNLSSTVQTAVNSAVATEARMGASLVRLHFHDCFVNGCDGSILLDDSTNITSEKTARPNNNSVRGYDVIDTIKSQVEGICSGVVSCADIVALAARDSVVALGGPSWTVLFGRRDSLTANQTGANSDLLPSNSSLSNLISGFSAKGLSTQDMIALSGAHTIGQARCITFRTHIYNETNINSTYATSVQANCPFNGGDDNLSPLDVQTPTTFDIDYYTNLINQQGLLHSDQELFNNGSADSQVTTYANDQTTFFSDFAAAMVNMGNISPLTGTSGEIRTNCRVPN from the exons ATGATGAGGGCACGTAGTCTTCTTGCACGCATTGCGTTGATTTTCTTAGCATTGAGTGAAGTGGAGGGACAACTCAGTTCGACTTTCTATGATACTACGTGTCCAAATCTATCATCGACAGTCCAAACTGCTGTGAATTCTGCAGTCGCCACCGAAGCAAGGATGGGCGCCTCCTTAGTCCGACTTCACTTTCACGATTGTTTTGTTAAC GGTTGTGACGGGTCGATACTGTTGGACGACTCGACTAACATAACCAGTGAAAAAACCGCTCGTCCAAACAACAATTCTGTAAGAGGATACGACGTGATTGATACCATCAAATCACAAGTCGAAGGAATCTGCAGTGGAGTTGTGTCTTGTGCAGACATTGTCGCCCTTGCTGCTCGTGATTCTGTTGTCGCG TTGGGAGGACCATCATGGACAGTACTGTTCGGGAGGAGAGACTCGTTAACTGCGAACCAAACCGGTGCAAACAGCGACCTTCTGCCCTCCAATTCGAGCCTTAGCAATCTTATCTCAGGATTTAGTGCCAAGGGTCTTTCTACGCAGGACATGATTGCCCTTTCAG GTGCTCATACAATTGGTCAAGCGCGGTGTATCACTTTCAGAACCCACATCTACAATGAAACCAATATCAACAGCACATACGCCACTTCTGTGCAGGCTAACTGCCCTTTTAATGGCGGAGACGACAATCTGTCACCCTTAGATGTACAAACTCCCACTACCTTTGACATCGACTACTACACAAATCTGATAAACCAGCAAGGACTTCTCCACTCCGACCAGGAGCTTTTTAATAATGGATCTGCTGACTCTCAGGTTACCACCTATGCTAACGACCAAACCACTTTCTTCAGTGATTTTGCAGCCGCCATGGTGAATATGGGTAATATAAGCCCCCTCACTGGTACCAGTGGAGAAATCCGAACGAACTGTAGGGTGCCCAATTGA